One window of Flavobacteriales bacterium genomic DNA carries:
- the gmd gene encoding GDP-mannose 4,6-dehydratase, which yields MTARSAPKKAAPKKGKRKVALITGITGQDGAYLSELLLNKGYEVHGVKRRSSLLNTDRIDHLYHDKHEKGLPFFLHYGDLTDSVNCVRLVQQIQPDEIYNLAAMSHVAVSFELPEYTANADGIGTLRFLEAIRILGLEKKTRFYQASTSELYGGVIHSAQNEETPFYPRSPYGVAKLYGFWITKNYRESYGIFACNGILFNHESPLRGETFVTRKITRAAAKIKLGLQDTLYLGNMDSKRDWGHAKDYVEGMWRMLQAKKPDDFVLATGKTYTVRHFVDLAFAEAGMKLEWKGKGVKERGIDKKTGKTVVSIDARYYRPAEVDHLEGDPSKARRVLGWKHTYELKDLVKEMVREDVKLFERDVYLKKGGHKILNEEE from the coding sequence GTGACAGCCAGGTCCGCCCCGAAAAAAGCCGCTCCAAAAAAGGGAAAACGCAAGGTCGCTCTCATCACCGGCATCACCGGACAGGATGGGGCCTACCTCAGCGAATTGCTGCTGAACAAGGGCTACGAGGTGCATGGCGTGAAGCGCCGCAGTTCGCTCCTCAACACGGACCGCATCGACCACCTCTACCACGACAAGCACGAGAAGGGCCTCCCCTTCTTCCTGCACTACGGCGACCTCACCGACAGTGTCAACTGCGTCCGCTTGGTACAGCAGATCCAGCCGGACGAGATCTACAACCTTGCCGCCATGAGCCATGTGGCCGTGAGCTTCGAACTGCCGGAATACACCGCCAACGCGGACGGCATCGGTACGCTGCGTTTTTTAGAGGCCATCCGCATTCTCGGCCTTGAGAAGAAGACGCGCTTCTACCAGGCCAGCACCAGCGAGCTTTACGGCGGCGTGATCCACAGCGCGCAGAACGAGGAGACGCCTTTCTACCCGCGCAGCCCCTACGGCGTGGCGAAGCTGTACGGCTTTTGGATCACCAAGAACTACCGCGAGAGCTACGGCATCTTCGCTTGCAACGGCATCCTCTTCAACCACGAGAGCCCGCTGCGCGGCGAGACCTTCGTGACCCGCAAGATCACGCGTGCAGCGGCCAAGATCAAGCTGGGCCTGCAGGACACCCTGTACTTGGGCAACATGGACAGCAAGCGCGACTGGGGCCATGCGAAGGACTACGTGGAGGGCATGTGGCGCATGCTGCAAGCCAAGAAACCGGACGACTTCGTGCTCGCCACCGGCAAAACCTACACCGTACGCCACTTCGTGGACCTCGCCTTCGCAGAGGCCGGCATGAAACTGGAATGGAAAGGCAAGGGCGTGAAGGAAAGAGGCATCGATAAAAAAACCGGAAAGACCGTTGTGTCCATCGACGCGCGCTACTACCGCCCGGCGGAAGTGGACCACCTTGAGGGGGACCCCAGTAAGGCCCGCAGGGTGCTCGGCTGGAAGCACACCTACGAACTGAAAGACCTCGTGAAGGAAATGGTGCGCGAGGACGTAAAGCTCTTCGAGCGCGACGTATACCTGAAGAAAGGCGGACACAAGATCCTCAACGAGGAGGAGTGA
- the cysQ gene encoding 3'(2'),5'-bisphosphate nucleotidase CysQ: MDRAIAAAFAAGREILDVYSRPINVELKDDRSPLTEADKRAHAAIAKELEKTGLPVLSEEGKHLPPAERQAWGMYWLVDPVDGTKEFIKRNGEFTVNIALMAKDAEPAGSLGSHRPVAGVLYVPVKDILYLAWKDGGSYRLEKATTFTGKTAYEAAASAMRLPMPHHREAFTIVASRSHASPDTDAYIQRMEKEHGKVATVSMGSALKICLVAEGAADAYPRYAPTMEWDTAAGHAIADEAGKSLVDISTGQPMRYNKYDLLNQWFIVQ, translated from the coding sequence ATGGACCGTGCGATCGCAGCCGCCTTCGCAGCCGGCCGCGAGATCTTGGACGTCTATTCCCGCCCCATCAACGTCGAATTGAAGGACGATAGAAGTCCCCTCACCGAGGCGGACAAGCGCGCGCATGCCGCCATCGCGAAGGAGCTGGAAAAGACCGGCCTGCCCGTGCTCAGCGAGGAAGGCAAGCATCTCCCTCCCGCCGAACGACAGGCGTGGGGCATGTACTGGCTCGTGGACCCCGTGGACGGCACCAAGGAATTCATCAAGCGCAACGGGGAGTTCACGGTGAACATCGCCCTGATGGCAAAGGACGCTGAGCCCGCCGGAAGCCTCGGATCACACCGGCCGGTTGCCGGGGTGCTATACGTGCCCGTGAAGGACATCCTCTACCTCGCGTGGAAGGATGGCGGCTCCTACCGGCTGGAAAAAGCAACAACCTTCACCGGCAAGACCGCGTATGAAGCCGCTGCCAGCGCAATGCGCCTGCCCATGCCGCACCACAGGGAAGCCTTCACCATCGTAGCCAGCCGCTCGCACGCTTCCCCCGATACCGACGCCTACATCCAACGCATGGAGAAGGAACACGGCAAGGTGGCTACCGTGAGCATGGGCAGCGCGCTGAAGATCTGCTTGGTGGCCGAAGGAGCCGCCGATGCCTATCCGCGCTATGCACCCACCATGGAGTGGGACACCGCCGCAGGCCATGCCATCGCCGATGAGGCCGGGAAGAGCCTTGTGGACATCAGCACCGGCCAGCCGATGCGCTACAACAAATACGACCTGTTGAACCAGTGGTTCATCGTTCAATAA
- a CDS encoding amidohydrolase family protein, whose product MRAAASIIGICAVAALFAQRPSPAPVPTRSILVKGGTVHVGDGRTFDDGAVGFRNGTIDYVGYGYGVKAVYDTVINAPGSQIYPGFILPDATLGLVEIDAVRASVDEAEMGRTEPEVRALSAYDAGSKIIPTVRANGVLLAQIAPRGNVISGTSGIVQLDAWNNNDAVVCAGDGIHLNWPEAFQHTGWWAEPGTTEKEEADKRAKDLAEIRAFFLRAKAYAELAQPEKTDLRLEAVRGLFNGKRSLFVHTNAVREIQEAVLFTREMGVQRTVIVGGYDAWRVADLLREKKVDVILQRLHTLPQREDEDVDLPYRLPAMLKERGVRFCLGYSGDMERMGSRNLGFLAGTASAYGLSREDALRAITLDAAAILGIDKRYGSLEAGKSATLFISTGDALDMRTNNVTEAFIDGRRISLDDGQKQLWQQYEERYRR is encoded by the coding sequence ATGAGAGCAGCAGCTTCCATCATCGGTATCTGCGCGGTCGCGGCGCTGTTCGCGCAACGGCCTTCCCCCGCCCCGGTGCCGACGAGGTCCATCCTGGTGAAAGGCGGCACCGTGCACGTCGGCGACGGGCGCACCTTCGATGATGGCGCGGTGGGCTTCCGCAACGGCACCATCGATTACGTGGGCTACGGTTATGGCGTGAAAGCCGTCTATGACACCGTGATCAATGCTCCCGGCAGCCAGATCTACCCCGGCTTCATCCTTCCGGACGCTACGCTCGGGCTGGTGGAGATCGATGCCGTGCGGGCTTCCGTGGACGAGGCGGAAATGGGCCGGACGGAACCCGAGGTACGCGCCCTCAGCGCCTATGATGCGGGCTCCAAGATCATCCCCACGGTGCGGGCCAACGGGGTGCTGCTGGCGCAGATCGCCCCGCGCGGCAATGTGATCAGCGGCACCAGCGGCATCGTGCAATTGGACGCTTGGAACAATAACGACGCGGTGGTGTGCGCCGGGGATGGTATCCACCTGAACTGGCCGGAAGCGTTCCAACACACGGGCTGGTGGGCCGAGCCGGGCACCACGGAAAAAGAAGAGGCCGACAAGCGGGCAAAAGATCTCGCTGAGATCCGCGCGTTCTTCCTGCGCGCCAAAGCCTATGCGGAACTGGCGCAGCCGGAAAAGACGGACCTCCGGCTGGAGGCCGTGCGCGGTCTTTTCAACGGAAAGAGATCGCTCTTCGTCCATACCAATGCCGTACGCGAGATCCAAGAAGCAGTGCTCTTTACCCGGGAGATGGGCGTGCAGCGTACCGTGATCGTCGGAGGCTACGACGCTTGGCGTGTGGCCGACCTGCTCCGTGAAAAAAAAGTGGACGTGATCTTGCAACGCCTGCACACGTTGCCCCAGCGCGAGGATGAGGACGTGGACCTGCCCTATCGCCTTCCCGCCATGCTCAAGGAACGCGGCGTACGATTCTGCCTCGGATACAGCGGCGATATGGAGCGAATGGGTTCACGCAACCTGGGCTTCCTCGCCGGGACCGCCAGCGCCTACGGGCTTTCCCGTGAGGATGCGCTACGCGCGATCACGCTCGACGCAGCTGCGATCCTCGGCATCGACAAGCGCTACGGCAGTCTGGAGGCCGGCAAGTCCGCCACGCTTTTCATCTCCACCGGCGATGCGTTGGACATGCGCACCAACAACGTCACCGAGGCCTTCATCGACGGTAGACGGATCTCTCTGGACGATGGCCAGAAACAGCTCTGGCAGCAGTATGAGGAGCGGTACCGGAGGTAG
- a CDS encoding amidohydrolase family protein yields the protein MRIHSLLLAAWAFLFADFTASAQENAPVNGPHDRAELPIALVHATVHVSPTETLTDATVLIQGERILEVGKRVRVPAGAEVHDLSGLHVWPGLIDPFSDLGIAARDRGKAKEVKGAHYWDRAIVASTNADELYVPDEKRASVLRAQGFTTVVAQRMDGIARGTGCAITLADRTPAEDIFLPRATANFSFNKGSSPDVYPGSLMGSIALLRQALYDTRWYAAGGEKKQSDADLEALNTQLQLPLVFEADGHANMLRAAKLGKEFGLNFILKGGGDAYLRLADILGTGSPLIIPLVLPEAYDVEDPFDALEVTLGELKDWELAPSNAGRIAEAGGVFAFTAQGLREPAEMWPALRQMVRAGLDTATALAALTTVPARLFQLSDQVGTLGPGVHADLIISSKHLLDPENVIHETWADGRRFILKPLENEDPRGTFDLNLRSVILKLRVKGTSEKPIAEVRSAGADTTWEKAILTIAGPVVSLWFQGEKLGFAGPVRLNGVIHDRGGIWDGQAQGPTGEWFAWSAIRQRANGRGTVKEKNALAALDSILSLPPGEVWYPMNAFGSTQLPDTETVIFRNATVWSNGPQGTLPNTDVCIRKGRIVAVGPKLSAASLFPKERLTVPEIDASGMHLTSGIIDEHSHIGIASGVNEGAQSVTSEVRVGDVIDPDDINLYRALAGGVTAVQQLHGSANAIGGQSSLIKLRWGRDADDLPIAGAPGFIKFALGENVKRSNWGSSDRFPQTRMGVEQVFYDAFHRAKDYAAERAAYDAMKPKEKAKATPPRRDLELDALAEILAGTRHVTCHSYVQSEILMLMHVADSMGFQVNTFTHVLEGYKVARELKQHGANASTFSDWWAYKFEVNDAIPYNAAILNEQGVNTCINSDDAEMGRRLNQEAAKTVKYGGVSPEGAWKMVTLNPAKALHLDERMGSVEVGKDADLVLWNDNPLGIRAKAMMTFVDGVRYYDRRRDLDQHMKAEAERSRIVAKMLAAKQAGAAVRKARRQEPDQWHCETIGEHP from the coding sequence GTGCGCATCCATAGCCTCCTGCTGGCCGCTTGGGCCTTTCTGTTCGCTGACTTTACGGCGTCCGCGCAGGAGAACGCACCCGTGAACGGCCCCCATGACCGCGCCGAACTGCCCATCGCGCTGGTCCACGCCACGGTACACGTTTCGCCTACAGAAACCCTGACCGACGCCACGGTGCTGATCCAAGGCGAACGCATCCTTGAAGTCGGGAAAAGGGTGCGCGTGCCCGCCGGTGCCGAGGTGCATGACCTGAGCGGGCTGCACGTGTGGCCCGGCCTCATTGACCCCTTCAGCGACCTCGGCATCGCTGCCCGGGACCGCGGCAAGGCGAAGGAGGTAAAAGGTGCACACTATTGGGACCGCGCCATTGTCGCAAGCACGAACGCGGACGAGCTGTACGTGCCGGATGAGAAGCGCGCGTCCGTATTGCGCGCCCAAGGCTTCACCACCGTGGTGGCCCAGCGCATGGACGGCATTGCCCGCGGCACCGGTTGCGCCATCACACTAGCGGACCGCACTCCTGCGGAAGACATCTTCCTGCCACGTGCCACAGCGAACTTCTCCTTCAACAAAGGCAGCTCGCCGGATGTTTACCCCGGCTCCCTCATGGGCAGCATCGCTTTGTTGCGCCAGGCGCTGTATGACACCCGTTGGTATGCCGCCGGGGGCGAAAAGAAACAGAGCGACGCTGATCTGGAAGCGCTCAACACGCAACTGCAACTGCCACTGGTGTTCGAGGCGGACGGCCACGCGAACATGCTCCGTGCGGCCAAACTCGGCAAGGAGTTCGGGCTGAACTTCATCCTCAAGGGCGGCGGTGATGCTTATCTGCGTCTTGCCGATATCCTCGGCACCGGTTCACCGCTGATCATCCCGCTTGTATTACCGGAGGCATACGATGTGGAGGACCCCTTTGATGCGCTGGAAGTCACCCTCGGCGAATTGAAGGATTGGGAACTTGCACCGTCCAACGCGGGCCGCATCGCTGAGGCTGGCGGCGTCTTCGCCTTCACCGCCCAAGGCCTGAGGGAACCTGCAGAGATGTGGCCCGCACTGCGGCAGATGGTCCGTGCGGGATTGGACACCGCCACGGCCCTCGCAGCACTGACCACCGTACCCGCCCGGCTTTTCCAACTGAGCGATCAGGTGGGCACGTTGGGTCCCGGTGTGCACGCCGACCTCATCATCAGTTCCAAGCATTTGCTGGACCCGGAGAACGTGATCCACGAGACCTGGGCCGATGGCAGGCGTTTCATCCTAAAGCCGCTGGAGAACGAGGATCCGCGCGGCACCTTCGACCTGAACCTTCGCTCCGTGATCCTCAAGCTCCGCGTGAAGGGGACGTCCGAAAAGCCGATAGCCGAAGTACGCAGCGCCGGGGCCGACACCACGTGGGAAAAGGCCATCCTGACCATCGCGGGGCCGGTGGTCTCGCTCTGGTTCCAAGGGGAAAAACTGGGCTTTGCGGGTCCTGTCCGGCTGAACGGCGTGATCCACGACCGGGGCGGCATCTGGGATGGACAAGCCCAAGGCCCCACCGGTGAATGGTTCGCCTGGAGCGCGATAAGGCAACGCGCCAACGGCCGGGGCACGGTGAAGGAAAAAAATGCGCTTGCGGCTTTGGACAGCATCCTTTCGCTGCCCCCGGGCGAGGTGTGGTACCCCATGAACGCCTTCGGCAGCACCCAACTGCCCGACACCGAGACGGTCATTTTCCGCAACGCCACGGTGTGGAGCAACGGTCCGCAAGGCACCCTGCCGAACACCGACGTCTGCATCCGGAAGGGCCGCATCGTCGCCGTGGGGCCAAAGCTCAGCGCGGCCAGCCTCTTCCCAAAGGAACGCTTGACGGTGCCGGAGATCGATGCCTCCGGCATGCACCTCACAAGCGGCATCATCGATGAACATTCCCACATCGGCATCGCGAGCGGCGTGAACGAAGGCGCGCAGTCCGTGACTTCGGAAGTGCGCGTGGGCGATGTGATCGACCCGGACGACATCAACCTGTACCGTGCGCTCGCAGGCGGCGTCACGGCGGTGCAGCAACTGCATGGCTCGGCCAACGCGATAGGCGGGCAAAGCTCATTGATCAAACTGCGCTGGGGCCGCGATGCGGACGATCTCCCCATCGCAGGTGCGCCGGGCTTCATCAAGTTCGCGCTCGGTGAGAACGTAAAACGCAGCAACTGGGGATCTTCTGACCGCTTCCCGCAAACCCGCATGGGCGTGGAGCAAGTGTTCTACGATGCCTTCCACCGGGCGAAGGACTACGCGGCGGAACGGGCGGCTTACGACGCGATGAAGCCCAAGGAGAAAGCGAAGGCCACGCCGCCGCGCCGTGATCTGGAGTTGGACGCCTTGGCGGAGATCCTCGCCGGTACGCGCCACGTCACCTGCCACAGCTATGTGCAGAGCGAGATCCTGATGCTGATGCACGTCGCCGACAGCATGGGCTTCCAAGTGAACACCTTCACCCATGTGCTGGAAGGCTACAAAGTGGCCCGTGAACTGAAGCAGCACGGCGCCAATGCGTCCACCTTCAGCGATTGGTGGGCGTACAAATTCGAGGTGAACGACGCCATCCCGTACAATGCCGCGATCCTGAACGAACAAGGCGTGAACACCTGCATCAACAGCGACGACGCGGAGATGGGGAGGCGCCTGAACCAAGAAGCCGCGAAGACGGTGAAGTACGGCGGTGTTTCCCCGGAGGGCGCTTGGAAGATGGTGACCCTGAACCCTGCGAAAGCCTTACATCTGGACGAGCGAATGGGCAGCGTGGAAGTCGGTAAGGACGCGGACCTCGTTCTTTGGAACGACAACCCGCTCGGCATCCGGGCCAAGGCGATGATGACCTTCGTGGACGGCGTGCGCTACTACGACCGTCGGCGCGATCTGGACCAGCACATGAAGGCCGAGGCAGAGCGCTCACGCATCGTGGCGAAGATGCTCGCCGCCAAGCAGGCAGGCGCTGCCGTGCGCAAGGCGAGGCGCCAGGAACCGGACCAGTGGCATTGTGAGACCATCGGGGAGCATCCATGA
- a CDS encoding cytochrome c, translated as MGLVGVLLACSAACGAMEEKPGSPGEAIFWDQCVMCHGRMGDLKMSGAKDLTKSALTKGEMIAIVTNGKAGMIGYGERLSKKEVEEVVDHVRSLHEVARSDN; from the coding sequence GTGGGCCTTGTAGGGGTACTATTGGCCTGTTCCGCCGCGTGTGGCGCCATGGAGGAGAAGCCCGGCAGCCCCGGCGAAGCCATCTTCTGGGACCAATGCGTGATGTGCCATGGCCGAATGGGGGACCTGAAGATGAGCGGTGCGAAGGACCTCACGAAAAGTGCATTGACCAAGGGCGAGATGATCGCGATCGTCACCAATGGGAAAGCAGGCATGATCGGCTACGGTGAGCGGCTCTCCAAAAAGGAGGTCGAGGAAGTGGTGGACCATGTGCGCAGCTTGCATGAGGTGGCCCGGTCAGACAATTAG
- the hflX gene encoding GTPase HflX yields MIDPQETRITAEKAVLIGLATDRQTPEQVEEYLDELDFLANTAGIVTEKRFTQRLHKPDGKFHIGSGKLAEIKSWIDDKAPDACVIFDDELSPAQQRNLEKELDRPVLDRPRLILDIFASRARTAHAKTQVELAQYEYMLPRLTKLWTHLERQRGGTGTRGGAGEKEIETDRRLVRDRISLLKKQLKDIDRQKQTQRGNRGKLVRVALVGYTNVGKSTLMNVLSKSDVFAENKLFATLDTTVRKVVLGNLPFLLSDTVGFIRKLPHQLIESFKSTLDETREADLLLHIVDISHPQFESQYNTVRQTLEEIGAGGKPVIVVFNKIDAYKPAPHDPHDLAPKREDQYTLEEMERTWMSRIAHKDADGEEAIFISAIRKDNIDTLRKLMYERVKAIHIARYPYETDLLFRDWSVEEE; encoded by the coding sequence ATGATCGACCCACAAGAAACCCGCATCACCGCCGAGAAAGCCGTGCTCATCGGCCTTGCCACTGACCGCCAGACGCCCGAGCAGGTGGAGGAGTATTTGGACGAGCTGGACTTCCTCGCCAATACCGCCGGCATCGTCACGGAGAAGCGCTTCACCCAACGCCTGCACAAGCCGGACGGCAAGTTCCACATCGGTTCCGGCAAGCTCGCCGAGATCAAGTCCTGGATCGATGATAAGGCACCGGATGCCTGCGTGATCTTCGATGATGAGCTATCCCCCGCGCAGCAACGCAACTTGGAGAAGGAGCTGGACCGGCCGGTGCTCGACCGCCCGCGCTTGATCCTGGACATCTTCGCGAGCCGCGCCCGTACCGCTCACGCCAAGACACAAGTGGAGCTCGCTCAGTACGAATACATGCTGCCGCGCCTGACCAAGCTGTGGACACACTTAGAGCGGCAGCGCGGCGGCACGGGTACACGCGGTGGAGCGGGCGAGAAGGAGATCGAGACGGACCGCCGCCTGGTGCGCGACCGCATCAGCCTGCTCAAAAAGCAACTGAAGGACATCGACCGGCAGAAGCAGACCCAACGCGGCAACCGCGGCAAGCTGGTGCGCGTGGCCTTGGTGGGCTATACCAACGTGGGCAAGAGCACGCTGATGAACGTGCTGAGCAAGAGCGATGTCTTCGCGGAGAACAAGCTCTTCGCCACGCTGGACACCACGGTGCGCAAGGTGGTGCTCGGCAACTTGCCCTTCCTGCTCAGCGATACGGTGGGCTTCATCCGCAAGCTGCCCCACCAATTGATCGAGAGCTTCAAGAGCACGTTGGATGAAACACGAGAGGCTGATCTTCTCCTGCACATCGTTGACATAAGCCATCCGCAGTTCGAGAGCCAGTACAACACGGTGCGGCAAACGCTGGAGGAGATCGGTGCCGGCGGAAAACCGGTGATCGTCGTCTTCAACAAGATCGACGCCTACAAACCCGCACCGCACGACCCGCACGACCTCGCACCCAAGCGGGAGGACCAATACACCTTGGAGGAGATGGAGCGCACATGGATGTCACGCATCGCCCACAAGGACGCGGACGGCGAGGAAGCCATCTTCATCTCCGCCATACGGAAGGACAACATCGACACGCTACGGAAGTTGATGTACGAGCGGGTGAAGGCGATCCACATCGCACGGTATCCTTACGAAACAGATCTGTTGTTCCGGGATTGGTCGGTGGAGGAGGAGTGA
- a CDS encoding transglycosylase domain-containing protein: protein MAKKKKKKPSKGAAFLWKTLFLLLAVGFIAVFILIFLVRKDVFGKLPSTEELAALRNEEATLILSSNGAVIGKVFAEDRTNVHWKDIPSHVVNALVSTEDQRFFEHEGVDAMSYVRVLFRTIIARDRSGGGGSTISQQLIKNLYGRERHGFLTVPVNKIKEALVAQRLEKVYSKEDVITLYLNSVPFGENIYGIEAASERYFSKPATKLKVEEGAVLVGMLKANTGYNPRLHPEAAKRRRDQVLALMAGNGKLSNKLRDSLQALPLMIRYAGVDALDAYGYFDAQVTKQAKAILADLGKKSSTSYDIEKDGLRIYTTLDTSLQQAALRAVQKQLSSMQPKLDNQLRAQNARKSWEKSQGKRATAAWSTNEKSVRDVFTWNDAPPDTMSYRDSLWHYHSMLQAAFLMVDPSSGKVRAYSGGNDFRTLPFDQVESHRPIASTIKPVIYAAGLRKGLAPCTYLNNERKTYDEYDGWSPENFEKDSIGGQVAMWYALVHSMNIPTVDLYFRTGVGTIRDTFKSLGLPIGGVDNPSLALGAADISLKEIVRAYSAFANGGLVRDPQMIEKITDAHGKVIYQGRMASAKRALDEEVAEAVTAMLRRAVDHGTGASIRSRFGVRAALAGKTGTSQDYSDAWFMAYTPGLVAGTWVGARDPAVHFSSGLGTGAQLALPIIGGTLAEVERSSIMRKAYLQAFPEDSTEIDMNCEPRRSSNLIDRFLDVIFQREPGSVDKQHDPEEPERKEEEKGGFFQRLFPKKE, encoded by the coding sequence ATGGCAAAGAAGAAAAAGAAGAAGCCGTCCAAAGGAGCAGCATTCCTTTGGAAGACGCTCTTCCTCCTGCTGGCCGTCGGCTTCATCGCCGTCTTCATCTTGATCTTCCTCGTGCGCAAGGACGTCTTTGGCAAGCTGCCCAGCACGGAAGAACTTGCGGCATTGCGTAACGAGGAAGCGACGTTGATCCTCTCCTCGAACGGTGCGGTGATCGGCAAAGTCTTCGCGGAGGACCGCACCAATGTGCATTGGAAGGACATCCCATCGCATGTGGTGAACGCGCTCGTCTCCACGGAGGACCAACGCTTCTTCGAGCATGAGGGCGTGGACGCGATGAGTTACGTGCGCGTGCTGTTCCGGACCATCATTGCGCGGGACCGGAGCGGCGGCGGGGGCAGCACGATCTCGCAGCAGCTGATCAAGAACCTCTACGGCCGGGAACGCCACGGATTTCTCACCGTGCCGGTGAACAAGATCAAAGAGGCGTTGGTGGCGCAGCGTTTGGAGAAGGTCTATTCCAAGGAGGACGTGATCACGCTCTACCTGAACTCGGTCCCGTTCGGTGAGAACATCTACGGCATCGAGGCCGCGTCGGAGCGCTACTTCAGCAAGCCCGCCACGAAGTTGAAGGTGGAGGAAGGCGCGGTGCTCGTCGGCATGTTGAAGGCGAACACCGGCTACAATCCGAGGTTGCATCCCGAGGCGGCGAAGCGTAGACGCGACCAGGTGCTGGCGCTGATGGCGGGTAACGGTAAACTCTCCAACAAGCTTCGGGACAGCCTGCAGGCGCTTCCGCTGATGATCCGGTACGCAGGCGTCGATGCGCTGGACGCCTACGGCTATTTCGATGCGCAAGTGACGAAGCAGGCCAAGGCGATCCTTGCTGATCTGGGGAAGAAGAGCAGTACTTCCTACGACATTGAGAAGGACGGCCTGCGGATCTACACCACGTTGGACACCTCATTACAACAGGCCGCCTTGCGGGCGGTGCAGAAGCAGCTCTCCTCCATGCAGCCCAAACTGGACAACCAGTTGCGCGCGCAGAACGCACGGAAAAGCTGGGAGAAGTCCCAAGGGAAAAGGGCCACGGCAGCTTGGAGTACAAATGAAAAGTCCGTGCGCGATGTGTTCACGTGGAACGATGCACCGCCGGACACCATGAGCTACCGCGACAGCCTGTGGCACTATCACAGCATGCTGCAAGCGGCCTTCCTGATGGTGGATCCTTCCAGCGGAAAGGTGCGTGCGTACAGTGGTGGCAACGACTTCCGCACCCTTCCTTTCGATCAGGTGGAAAGCCACCGGCCGATCGCCTCCACCATCAAACCGGTGATCTATGCTGCCGGTCTGCGCAAGGGATTGGCCCCCTGCACCTATTTGAACAACGAGCGGAAGACCTATGACGAATATGACGGCTGGTCGCCGGAGAACTTCGAAAAGGACAGCATCGGTGGGCAAGTGGCGATGTGGTACGCATTGGTGCATTCGATGAACATCCCCACGGTGGATCTCTATTTCCGCACCGGGGTGGGCACCATCCGAGACACGTTCAAGTCTCTTGGCCTGCCTATTGGCGGGGTCGACAATCCATCGTTGGCCTTGGGTGCCGCGGATATTTCCTTGAAGGAGATCGTGCGGGCCTATTCCGCTTTTGCGAACGGGGGCCTGGTGCGCGACCCGCAGATGATCGAGAAGATCACTGATGCCCATGGGAAGGTGATCTACCAGGGCCGGATGGCTTCCGCCAAGCGTGCGCTCGATGAGGAGGTCGCGGAAGCAGTCACGGCGATGTTGCGACGTGCGGTGGACCATGGCACCGGTGCCTCCATACGCTCTCGCTTCGGTGTACGTGCCGCTTTGGCGGGAAAGACAGGCACCTCACAGGATTACAGCGATGCGTGGTTCATGGCCTACACGCCGGGATTGGTGGCGGGGACATGGGTGGGCGCCCGTGACCCGGCCGTCCATTTCAGCAGCGGCCTAGGTACCGGGGCGCAGTTGGCGTTGCCCATCATCGGGGGCACGCTGGCCGAGGTGGAACGCTCATCCATCATGCGCAAGGCCTATCTCCAGGCTTTCCCGGAGGACAGCACGGAGATCGACATGAACTGCGAGCCACGCCGATCGAGCAACCTCATCGATCGCTTCTTGGACGTGATCTTCCAGCGGGAACCCGGTTCCGTGGACAAGCAGCACGACCCGGAAGAGCCGGAGCGAAAGGAAGAGGAGAAGGGGGGATTCTTCCAGCGGCTGTTCCCGAAGAAGGAATAG